From a region of the Pectobacterium aquaticum genome:
- a CDS encoding NupC/NupG family nucleoside CNT transporter, with the protein MQLVMSLIGMLVLILFAVMLSSNRKAIRLRTVVGAFILQIGIGALVLYVPVGRKILEGLTGGVANVIAYGNQGVSFIFGGLVSDKMFEIFGGGGFVFAFRVLPIIVFFSSLVAVLYYMGVMQWVIRLLGGGLQKLLGTSRTESLSATANIFVGQTEAPLVVRPYIANMTRSELFAVMCGGLASIAGSVMAGYAQMGVPLDYLIAASFMAAPGGLLFAKLMVPETEKTHDHDEMVGFVDEDDRPANVIDAAASGAASGMQLALNVGAMLLAFVALIALLNGILGGIGGWFDYPQLSLQLILGWVFSPVAFLIGVPWHEATVAGSFIGQKLIVNEFVAYMNFSEYLKADDVVAAAGLQVLSDHTKAVISFALCGFANLSSIAILIGGLGSMAPTRRQDIARLGLKAVAAGTLSNLMSACIAGFFLTL; encoded by the coding sequence ATGCAACTCGTTATGAGTCTCATCGGCATGCTTGTTCTGATTTTGTTCGCGGTTATGTTGTCCAGTAATCGTAAAGCGATCAGATTGCGCACCGTAGTGGGTGCTTTCATTCTTCAGATTGGTATCGGTGCGCTGGTGTTGTATGTGCCAGTAGGACGCAAAATTCTGGAAGGGTTGACGGGCGGTGTAGCAAACGTTATCGCCTACGGAAACCAAGGGGTTTCATTCATTTTTGGCGGTCTGGTTTCCGACAAAATGTTCGAAATCTTTGGCGGTGGTGGGTTTGTTTTCGCATTCCGTGTCTTACCGATCATCGTCTTTTTCTCTTCCCTTGTGGCGGTACTGTATTACATGGGTGTGATGCAGTGGGTCATCCGTTTATTAGGCGGCGGCTTGCAGAAACTGTTGGGAACCTCCCGTACTGAATCGCTCTCTGCAACAGCCAACATCTTTGTCGGCCAAACGGAAGCGCCGCTGGTGGTTCGTCCCTATATCGCCAACATGACGCGTTCTGAGCTGTTTGCGGTGATGTGTGGTGGATTGGCTTCCATTGCGGGATCGGTGATGGCGGGTTATGCCCAGATGGGGGTGCCGCTGGACTACCTGATTGCGGCCTCCTTCATGGCGGCACCGGGTGGATTGCTATTTGCCAAACTGATGGTGCCGGAAACGGAGAAAACGCACGACCATGACGAGATGGTTGGCTTTGTCGATGAAGACGATCGCCCAGCTAACGTCATTGATGCCGCGGCAAGTGGCGCGGCGTCCGGTATGCAGTTGGCGCTGAATGTGGGGGCGATGCTGCTGGCTTTTGTCGCGTTGATTGCTCTTCTTAACGGCATTCTGGGCGGCATCGGTGGCTGGTTTGATTATCCTCAACTGTCGCTGCAACTGATTCTGGGGTGGGTGTTCTCGCCCGTTGCTTTCTTGATCGGTGTACCGTGGCATGAAGCAACGGTTGCGGGCTCGTTCATTGGGCAAAAACTGATCGTCAACGAGTTCGTCGCTTACATGAATTTCAGCGAGTACCTGAAGGCAGATGATGTGGTTGCCGCTGCGGGCTTGCAGGTTCTGTCGGATCATACCAAAGCGGTGATTTCGTTCGCGCTGTGCGGCTTTGCTAACCTTTCGTCTATTGCTATCCTTATTGGAGGTTTGGGCAGTATGGCACCGACTCGGCGTCAGGATATTGCCCGCTTGGGTTTGAAAGCGGTTGCGGCAGGTACGCTTTCTAACCTGATGAGCGCCTGCATCGCAGGGTTCTTCCTGACCCTGTAA
- a CDS encoding 5-formyltetrahydrofolate cyclo-ligase has translation MSSSDSSSSALPDTSLSSTAASRQQIRQAVRQQRRLLTPEQQSRFAQQASERVIAHPKIIQAESVAVFLSFDGELDTSALIQQLWQQEKRVYLPVLHPFRTGYLLFLRYAPDTELVRNRLKIMEPRLDVRQVLPLPQLDILLTPLVAFDHQGQRLGMGGGFYDRTLQYRNSMSRGPYPIGLAHDCQQVDALPVESWDIPLPEIITPSRHWQWTTR, from the coding sequence ATGTCATCTTCTGATTCATCTTCATCGGCACTTCCCGATACCTCACTCTCTTCTACGGCAGCATCGCGTCAGCAGATTCGTCAGGCGGTGCGTCAGCAGCGTCGTTTACTGACGCCAGAGCAGCAGTCACGCTTTGCGCAGCAGGCGAGTGAACGCGTCATAGCACACCCGAAAATCATACAGGCAGAGAGTGTCGCGGTATTTCTGTCATTTGATGGCGAGCTGGATACGTCTGCGTTGATTCAACAGCTGTGGCAGCAGGAGAAACGCGTTTACTTGCCGGTTCTGCATCCGTTTCGTACCGGGTATCTGCTGTTCCTGCGCTATGCACCGGACACCGAACTGGTGCGCAATCGTTTGAAGATTATGGAGCCGCGTCTGGACGTGCGTCAGGTGCTGCCGTTACCGCAATTGGACATCCTGCTGACGCCGCTGGTGGCGTTTGATCATCAGGGACAGCGGTTGGGTATGGGGGGCGGGTTTTACGACCGTACGTTGCAGTATCGCAACTCGATGTCGCGTGGGCCTTATCCGATCGGTCTGGCCCACGATTGTCAGCAGGTTGACGCACTGCCAGTGGAAAGCTGGGACATTCCGCTGCCGGAAATTATTACCCCCTCCCGCCATTGGCAGTGGACCACACGCTAG
- a CDS encoding DUF1328 domain-containing protein — protein MFRWGIIFLVIALIAAALGFGGLAGTAAGAAKIVFVVGIILFLVSLFTGRKRP, from the coding sequence ATGTTTCGTTGGGGCATTATATTTTTAGTTATCGCACTGATTGCGGCAGCACTGGGTTTCGGCGGTTTGGCCGGTACAGCAGCGGGTGCGGCGAAAATCGTCTTTGTGGTCGGTATTATTCTGTTTCTGGTTAGCTTGTTCACGGGTCGGAAACGGCCATAG
- the radA gene encoding DNA repair protein RadA — translation MAKAVKRAFVCNECGADYPRWQGQCSACHAWNTITEVRLASASVSRSDRLTGYAGESAGVSRVQKLSEISLEALPRFSTGFQEFDRVLGGGVVPGSAILIGGSPGAGKSTLLLQTLCKLSENMKTLYVTGEESLQQVAMRAHRLNLPTQNLNMLSETSIEQICLIAEQEQPKLMVIDSIQVMHLADIQSSPGSVAQVRETAAYLTRFAKTRGVAIVMVGHVTKDGSLAGPKVLEHCIDCSVLLDGDADSRFRTLRSHKNRFGAVNELGVFAMTEQGLREISNPSAIFLSRGDEITSGSSVMVVWEGTRPLLVEIQALVDQSMMANPRRVAVGLEQNRLAILLAVLHRHGGLQMSDQDVFVNVVGGVKVTETSADLALLLSLVSSFRDRPLPHDLVIFGEVGLAGEIRPVPSGQERITEAAKHGFKRAIVPHANMPKKVPASMQVFGVKKLADALAILDDL, via the coding sequence GTGGCAAAAGCCGTCAAACGGGCGTTTGTATGTAATGAATGCGGGGCTGACTACCCGCGCTGGCAAGGGCAATGCAGCGCCTGCCATGCCTGGAATACCATTACCGAAGTCCGCCTGGCCTCGGCGTCTGTGTCACGTTCTGACCGTCTCACTGGCTATGCAGGCGAAAGCGCTGGCGTCAGCCGGGTACAGAAGCTCTCGGAAATCAGTCTTGAAGCCCTGCCGCGCTTTTCTACCGGCTTTCAGGAGTTTGACCGCGTTCTGGGCGGCGGCGTCGTTCCCGGCAGCGCCATTCTGATCGGCGGTAGCCCCGGCGCGGGTAAAAGTACCCTGCTGTTGCAAACGCTCTGCAAACTGTCAGAAAACATGAAAACCCTGTATGTCACCGGCGAAGAATCGTTGCAGCAGGTGGCAATGCGGGCGCACAGACTCAATCTGCCGACGCAGAACCTCAACATGCTGTCGGAAACCAGCATCGAACAGATTTGCCTGATTGCCGAGCAGGAACAGCCGAAGCTGATGGTGATCGACTCCATTCAGGTCATGCATCTCGCCGATATTCAATCGTCTCCCGGCAGCGTGGCGCAGGTGCGTGAAACCGCCGCCTACCTAACGCGCTTCGCCAAAACGCGCGGCGTTGCTATCGTGATGGTCGGCCACGTCACCAAAGACGGTTCGCTCGCCGGGCCAAAAGTATTGGAACACTGCATCGACTGCTCCGTGCTGCTGGATGGCGATGCCGATTCTCGCTTCCGCACCCTGCGCAGCCATAAAAACCGTTTCGGTGCCGTTAATGAACTGGGCGTGTTCGCGATGACGGAACAAGGTCTACGTGAGATCAGCAATCCGTCGGCGATTTTCCTCAGCCGCGGAGACGAAATCACGTCCGGCAGTTCGGTCATGGTGGTGTGGGAAGGCACACGTCCGCTGCTGGTCGAAATTCAAGCGCTGGTAGATCAATCGATGATGGCCAACCCGCGTCGCGTTGCGGTCGGGCTGGAGCAAAACCGATTAGCCATCCTGCTGGCGGTGCTGCATCGCCACGGCGGCTTGCAGATGTCGGATCAGGATGTGTTCGTGAATGTCGTCGGCGGCGTTAAAGTCACCGAAACCAGTGCCGACCTAGCGCTGCTGCTATCGCTGGTCTCCAGCTTCCGCGACCGCCCGCTGCCGCACGATCTGGTCATCTTCGGTGAAGTCGGTCTGGCGGGCGAAATCCGCCCGGTTCCCAGCGGACAAGAGCGGATTACCGAAGCCGCCAAGCACGGTTTCAAACGTGCCATCGTTCCTCATGCCAATATGCCGAAGAAAGTCCCTGCCAGCATGCAGGTGTTCGGCGTGAAAAAGCTGGCCGATGCGCTGGCGATCCTCGACGATCTCTAA
- the serB gene encoding phosphoserine phosphatase, translating to MSNSLTYRDLPDEINCWPGLPLSLSGDEVMPLDYRAGDTGWLIYSDVLDKNLISRYQRKLGCAMVIVSAWNVGDYQVVRLAGTLTPRATKLAHELGIDVAAMRNAPTLRSPGLLVMDMDSTAIQIECIDEIAKLAGTGELVAEVTERAMRGELDFADSLRQRVGTLKGADANILQTVRKTLPLMPGLRNMVSQLQEAGWHVAIASGGFTYFADYLRDELGLVAAVANELGMQDGKLTGDVIGTIVDAKYKATTLQQLAEKLEIPMHQTVAIGDGANDLPMIKVASLGIAYHAKPKVNEQSAVTIRHADLTGVLCILSGSMRHEKR from the coding sequence ATGTCGAATAGTCTGACCTATCGTGACCTCCCTGATGAGATCAACTGTTGGCCGGGACTGCCATTATCACTGAGCGGTGACGAAGTGATGCCGCTTGACTACCGCGCTGGCGACACTGGCTGGCTGATTTACAGCGATGTCCTCGATAAGAACCTGATTTCCCGCTACCAGCGTAAGTTGGGGTGCGCGATGGTGATTGTGAGCGCCTGGAACGTGGGCGATTATCAGGTCGTGCGTTTAGCAGGCACGCTGACGCCACGCGCAACCAAACTGGCCCACGAACTGGGCATCGATGTCGCGGCAATGCGTAACGCGCCAACGCTGCGTTCGCCGGGTTTACTGGTGATGGACATGGATTCCACCGCGATTCAGATCGAATGTATTGATGAAATCGCCAAACTGGCGGGTACAGGCGAACTGGTCGCTGAAGTTACCGAACGCGCGATGCGTGGCGAGCTGGATTTCGCTGACAGTTTGCGCCAGCGCGTAGGGACATTAAAAGGTGCCGACGCCAATATTTTACAGACGGTGCGTAAAACGCTGCCGCTGATGCCGGGCCTGCGTAATATGGTTAGCCAGCTTCAGGAAGCAGGCTGGCACGTCGCGATTGCATCGGGCGGGTTTACCTACTTTGCTGATTATCTACGTGATGAGTTAGGTCTGGTCGCCGCCGTAGCCAACGAATTAGGCATGCAAGACGGCAAGCTGACGGGCGACGTCATCGGCACGATTGTCGATGCAAAATATAAAGCGACCACGCTGCAACAGCTGGCGGAAAAGCTGGAAATTCCCATGCATCAGACCGTTGCGATTGGCGACGGCGCAAACGATCTGCCGATGATCAAGGTAGCCAGCTTAGGCATTGCCTATCACGCCAAACCGAAGGTCAATGAGCAATCTGCGGTGACTATCCGTCATGCCGACCTGACTGGTGTACTATGCATCCTCAGCGGCAGCATGAGACACGAAAAGCGTTAA
- a CDS encoding CsbD family protein, whose product MNSDIVVGKWKQWKGNFLALCADWFDSDCAWLEGSNDYLSGVLQEGYGKAHEEVSSEKTTLH is encoded by the coding sequence ATGAATAGCGATATCGTTGTTGGTAAATGGAAACAGTGGAAAGGGAATTTCCTGGCGCTGTGTGCCGATTGGTTTGACAGCGACTGTGCCTGGCTGGAAGGGAGTAACGATTACCTGTCCGGCGTATTGCAAGAGGGTTACGGAAAAGCGCACGAAGAGGTATCCTCAGAGAAAACCACGCTACACTGA
- the prfC gene encoding peptide chain release factor 3: MSPSEYAREVSKRRTFAIISHPDAGKTTITEKVLLFGQAIQTAGTVKGRGSNQHAKSDWMEMEKQRGISITTSVMQFPYRECLVNLLDTPGHEDFSEDTYRTLTAVDCCLMVIDAAKGVEDRTRKLMEVTRLRDTPILTFMNKLDRDIRDPMEVLDEVESELKIACAPITWPIGCGKLFKGVYHLYKDETYLYQTGKGHTIQEVRIVKGLNNPELDSAVGEELAAQLREELELVQGASHEFELGAFLAGELTPVFFGTALGNFGVDHMLDGLVAWAPAPMPRKTDTREVTAAEEKFTGFVFKIQANMDPKHRDRVAFMRVVSGRYEKSMKLRQVRTGKDVVISDALTFMAGDRSHIEEAYPGDIIGLHNHGTIQIGDTFTQGEDMKFTGIPNFAPELFRRIRLRDPLKQKQLLKGLVQLSEEGAVQVFRPLTNNDLIVGAVGVLQFDVVVARLKTEYNVEAIYESVNVSTARWVECSDVKKFEEFKRKNEQHLALDGGDNLAYVAPTMVNLNLTRERYPEVTFHQTREH, from the coding sequence ATGTCTCCAAGTGAATACGCCCGCGAAGTCTCCAAAAGAAGAACGTTCGCTATCATTTCTCACCCCGATGCCGGTAAAACCACGATTACTGAAAAGGTCCTGCTGTTCGGACAGGCGATCCAGACTGCCGGTACGGTAAAAGGGCGTGGTTCCAACCAGCATGCGAAATCCGACTGGATGGAGATGGAAAAACAGCGTGGTATCTCCATCACCACGTCTGTGATGCAGTTTCCCTACCGCGAATGTCTGGTTAACCTGCTGGATACCCCAGGGCACGAAGACTTCTCCGAAGATACCTATCGTACGCTGACGGCGGTGGACTGCTGCCTGATGGTGATCGACGCCGCGAAAGGGGTCGAAGATCGTACGCGTAAGCTGATGGAAGTCACTCGGCTGCGCGACACGCCGATTCTGACGTTCATGAACAAACTTGACCGTGACATCCGCGATCCGATGGAAGTGCTGGATGAAGTCGAGAGCGAGCTTAAGATTGCCTGTGCGCCAATTACCTGGCCGATTGGCTGCGGCAAACTGTTCAAAGGCGTGTATCACCTCTATAAAGATGAAACCTATCTGTATCAGACCGGTAAAGGCCATACGATTCAGGAAGTACGCATCGTTAAAGGGCTGAATAACCCAGAACTGGATTCTGCCGTTGGCGAAGAGCTGGCTGCACAGCTGCGTGAAGAGCTGGAACTGGTGCAAGGGGCATCGCACGAATTTGAGTTGGGCGCATTTCTGGCCGGTGAGCTGACGCCGGTCTTCTTTGGTACGGCACTGGGTAACTTTGGTGTCGATCACATGCTGGATGGGTTGGTCGCTTGGGCTCCTGCACCGATGCCGCGTAAAACGGATACCCGTGAAGTAACGGCGGCGGAAGAGAAATTCACCGGTTTTGTCTTCAAGATTCAGGCCAATATGGACCCGAAACACCGTGACCGCGTGGCGTTTATGCGTGTGGTGTCCGGGAGATATGAAAAAAGCATGAAGCTGCGTCAGGTGCGTACGGGCAAAGACGTGGTGATATCAGACGCGCTGACCTTTATGGCGGGTGACCGTTCCCATATTGAAGAAGCCTACCCGGGCGATATCATCGGGTTACACAACCACGGTACTATCCAGATTGGCGATACGTTTACCCAGGGTGAAGACATGAAATTCACCGGTATCCCCAACTTTGCGCCGGAACTGTTCCGTCGTATCCGCCTGCGCGACCCGCTCAAGCAGAAACAGCTGCTGAAAGGGCTGGTACAGCTGTCTGAGGAAGGTGCGGTGCAGGTCTTCCGTCCATTGACCAACAACGATCTTATCGTGGGTGCGGTCGGTGTGCTGCAGTTTGATGTGGTTGTTGCCCGTCTGAAAACGGAATACAACGTTGAGGCGATTTACGAGTCGGTGAACGTTTCTACCGCGCGCTGGGTTGAGTGTAGTGATGTGAAGAAATTCGAAGAGTTTAAGCGTAAGAACGAGCAGCATCTGGCGCTGGATGGCGGTGATAATCTGGCCTATGTGGCACCGACGATGGTGAACCTGAATCTGACGCGGGAACGCTATCCAGAAGTGACGTTCCACCAAACGCGCGAGCATTAA
- a CDS encoding TatD family hydrolase, translated as MLSERHRFIDTHCHFDFPLFYDDAPESLRLAQDAGVEHIIIPAVASQHFERVLTLARTYSPLYAALGLHPLYIAEHQESDLLRLEEALRQWPVTLVAVGEIGLDLYMPEPQFERQLTFLEAQLRLAKKYDLPTILHSRRSHDRLAQWLRRIDVPRTGVVHGFAGSLAQAQAFIRLGYYIGVGGTITYDRANKTRQAIARLPLDRLLLETDAPDMPMSGYQGQPNRPERISCAFQTLCELRAEPPEEIAEALWQNSFRLFGRLTPT; from the coding sequence GTGCTTTCTGAACGACACCGCTTTATCGATACCCACTGCCATTTCGATTTCCCCTTATTCTATGATGATGCACCGGAAAGCTTACGTCTGGCGCAAGACGCTGGGGTTGAGCACATCATTATTCCTGCTGTGGCTTCTCAGCATTTTGAGCGCGTGTTGACGCTTGCTCGCACCTACTCTCCACTTTATGCCGCTCTGGGCCTTCACCCGCTTTATATCGCTGAACATCAAGAAAGTGACCTGCTCCGTCTGGAAGAAGCGCTGCGCCAGTGGCCTGTGACGCTGGTGGCAGTAGGGGAGATTGGGCTAGATCTCTACATGCCGGAACCGCAGTTTGAGCGGCAGCTTACCTTCCTTGAGGCTCAGCTTCGGCTGGCGAAAAAATACGATCTCCCGACGATCCTGCACTCGCGACGCAGTCACGATAGACTGGCGCAATGGCTCCGCCGTATCGACGTGCCGCGTACTGGCGTCGTTCATGGGTTTGCAGGCAGCCTGGCGCAGGCGCAGGCCTTTATCCGGCTGGGCTATTACATCGGCGTGGGGGGAACCATTACCTATGACAGAGCGAACAAAACGCGTCAGGCGATCGCGCGGCTACCGTTAGATAGGCTGCTACTGGAAACTGACGCGCCCGATATGCCGATGAGTGGCTATCAGGGACAGCCCAACCGACCTGAGCGTATTTCGTGCGCGTTTCAAACGCTGTGTGAGCTACGTGCAGAACCACCTGAAGAGATTGCTGAGGCGCTGTGGCAGAATTCGTTCAGGCTATTTGGAAGGCTCACTCCGACATAA
- a CDS encoding YecA family protein, whose product MSIENTFPAYEGLDQLLHQQQVALTAAEMHGLISGMLCGGNHDDSWRTLVFELTNEGMAFTQTLSQPLQELYQATREALEDDGFLFQLFLPDDSLDDVSVFDRADALAGWVNHFLLGLGVAQPQLNKAKGELKEAIEDLRNIAQLGYDEDEDQEELEQSLEEVIEYVRVSAILCHTEFTSQRVVTAPEQQKPTLH is encoded by the coding sequence ATGTCTATAGAGAATACGTTTCCTGCCTATGAAGGCCTTGACCAACTGCTTCACCAACAGCAGGTCGCGCTGACCGCAGCAGAAATGCACGGTTTGATCAGCGGGATGCTGTGTGGTGGAAACCATGACGACAGTTGGAGAACGCTGGTTTTTGAACTGACTAACGAAGGCATGGCGTTTACCCAAACGCTGTCGCAGCCGCTTCAGGAGCTGTATCAGGCCACGCGTGAAGCGCTGGAAGATGATGGTTTTCTGTTCCAGCTTTTCCTGCCGGACGACTCGCTGGATGACGTGAGCGTTTTCGATCGCGCCGACGCGCTGGCAGGCTGGGTCAACCACTTCCTGCTCGGGCTGGGCGTGGCTCAGCCACAGTTGAACAAAGCCAAAGGCGAGCTGAAAGAAGCCATCGAAGATTTACGCAACATCGCACAGCTGGGCTACGACGAAGATGAAGACCAGGAAGAACTAGAGCAATCACTGGAAGAAGTGATTGAGTATGTTCGCGTTTCTGCCATTTTGTGTCATACCGAATTTACCAGCCAACGCGTTGTGACTGCGCCCGAACAGCAAAAACCAACGCTGCACTAA
- the nadR gene encoding multifunctional transcriptional regulator/nicotinamide-nucleotide adenylyltransferase/ribosylnicotinamide kinase NadR — protein sequence MSSFDYLKSAIRQKGCTLQQVADATDMTKGYLSQLLNAKIKSPSAQKLEALHRFLELEFPRYEKSVGVVFGKFYPLHTGHIYLIQRACSQVDELHVILGYDEPRDRLLFENSSMSQQPTVSDRLRWLLQTFKYQKNIHIHAFNEQGMEPYPHGWDVWSKGIQAFMQEKSITPNFVYTSEEQDAAQYREHLGIEAVLIDPQRSFMNISGSQIRHDPFRYWDYIPTEVKPFFVRTVAILGGESSGKSTLVNKLANIFNTTSAWEYGRDYVFSHLGGDEMALQYSDYDKIALGQAQYIDFAVKYANKVAFIDTDFVTTQAFCKKYEGREHPFVQALIDEYRFDLVILLENNTPWVADGLRSLGSTTARSEFQDLLKTMLANNNIPYVYIKESDYDSRFLHCVELVQQMLGHDRVPGPIKS from the coding sequence ATGTCATCATTTGATTACCTGAAATCCGCCATCCGGCAGAAGGGTTGCACCCTACAGCAGGTTGCCGACGCAACCGATATGACCAAAGGCTATCTCAGTCAATTACTTAATGCCAAAATCAAAAGCCCCAGCGCCCAGAAACTGGAAGCGCTGCATCGCTTTCTTGAACTGGAATTCCCGCGCTACGAAAAGAGTGTTGGTGTCGTCTTCGGTAAGTTCTATCCGCTACACACCGGCCACATTTATCTGATTCAGCGTGCCTGTAGCCAGGTCGATGAACTGCATGTGATTTTAGGTTACGACGAACCGCGCGACCGCCTGCTGTTTGAGAACAGCTCGATGTCACAGCAGCCTACCGTCAGCGACCGCCTGCGCTGGCTGCTACAGACCTTTAAGTATCAGAAAAATATTCATATTCACGCCTTCAATGAGCAAGGAATGGAGCCTTACCCGCACGGCTGGGATGTGTGGAGCAAAGGGATTCAGGCGTTTATGCAGGAAAAAAGCATCACGCCAAATTTCGTCTATACCAGCGAAGAGCAGGATGCCGCACAATACCGCGAGCACCTAGGCATTGAGGCCGTCCTGATCGACCCACAGCGCTCTTTTATGAACATCAGCGGTTCGCAGATTCGCCACGATCCCTTCCGTTACTGGGACTATATCCCGACCGAGGTAAAGCCGTTCTTTGTGCGTACCGTTGCCATTCTTGGCGGCGAATCCAGCGGTAAGTCCACGCTGGTGAACAAGCTGGCGAATATCTTCAACACCACTAGCGCCTGGGAATATGGTCGCGATTACGTGTTCTCCCATCTGGGCGGCGACGAGATGGCGTTGCAGTATTCCGACTACGACAAAATTGCGCTGGGTCAGGCACAGTACATTGATTTTGCAGTGAAATATGCCAATAAAGTGGCCTTTATCGACACTGATTTCGTCACCACTCAGGCGTTCTGCAAGAAATACGAGGGTCGTGAGCACCCGTTCGTTCAGGCACTAATCGATGAATACCGCTTCGATCTGGTGATTTTGCTGGAAAACAACACGCCGTGGGTCGCCGATGGGTTGCGTAGCTTAGGCAGCACCACCGCCCGTTCGGAGTTCCAGGACCTGCTGAAAACGATGCTGGCTAACAATAATATCCCATACGTTTACATCAAAGAGTCGGACTACGATTCGCGCTTCCTGCACTGTGTGGAATTGGTACAACAAATGTTGGGTCACGATCGGGTGCCCGGACCGATCAAAAGCTAG
- the osmY gene encoding molecular chaperone OsmY has protein sequence MKKTKLTQSLIVVALGSILAGGAMAEETLGQKVERIADTTGTKIDNSANKASGYVSDSAITAKVKSALLEDKSITSSDISVETSNGVVTLSGFVGSQERSSRAVQIATQVEGVQSVSDKLQVKDVQSQSVGAYADDAVITSTIKAKLLADDIVPSRKVKVETQAGVVQLSGGVDNKAQSDRAESIAKAVDGVKSVKNDLTVK, from the coding sequence ATGAAAAAGACCAAACTGACACAATCGCTGATCGTCGTTGCTCTGGGTTCAATTCTGGCTGGCGGTGCCATGGCGGAAGAAACATTAGGGCAGAAGGTAGAACGTATCGCGGACACCACTGGTACAAAAATCGATAACTCCGCCAATAAAGCCTCTGGCTACGTCAGTGACAGCGCGATCACAGCCAAGGTGAAGAGTGCGTTGTTGGAAGACAAATCGATTACCAGCAGCGACATTTCCGTTGAAACATCAAATGGCGTCGTCACGCTGAGCGGCTTTGTCGGTAGTCAGGAACGGAGTTCCCGTGCGGTGCAAATCGCTACGCAGGTTGAGGGTGTCCAGTCCGTTAGCGACAAATTGCAGGTGAAAGATGTCCAATCACAATCGGTTGGCGCTTATGCCGATGATGCGGTGATTACCAGCACGATTAAAGCCAAACTGCTGGCAGATGACATTGTTCCGTCCCGTAAAGTGAAAGTCGAAACGCAGGCTGGCGTCGTGCAACTGAGCGGCGGAGTGGATAACAAAGCGCAGTCCGACCGTGCTGAAAGTATTGCGAAGGCCGTCGACGGTGTGAAAAGCGTCAAGAACGACCTGACAGTGAAATAA
- a CDS encoding YtjB family periplasmic protein has product MVRARVKFRLHRTAIVLICLALLVVLMQGASYFSLSHQMARSEQVEDLARTLSRQVAYSLSPLMGSVDDNSQKINTILTQLTDHSRILDAGVYQQDGSLVAHIGEQVQLRDRLALDGNRVGSYFNHQLVQPIEGKEGPIGFLRITLDTHVLATEARQVDNTTNILRLMILLSLAIGIILTRTLLQNRRTRWQQSPYLLTASTPVKEEEDEVERETLPDSGAGVKKNGEEKSR; this is encoded by the coding sequence ATGGTTCGCGCCCGAGTGAAATTTCGGCTACACCGCACGGCAATTGTGCTGATTTGCCTCGCTCTGCTAGTGGTATTAATGCAAGGTGCGTCTTATTTCAGTTTGAGTCACCAGATGGCACGATCTGAACAGGTTGAAGATCTGGCGCGTACGCTCTCCAGACAGGTGGCTTACAGCCTTTCGCCGCTAATGGGCAGCGTGGACGATAATAGTCAAAAGATTAATACCATCCTCACACAGCTTACCGATCACAGCCGCATTCTGGATGCCGGCGTGTATCAGCAAGATGGCTCGCTGGTGGCGCATATCGGTGAGCAAGTGCAACTGAGAGACCGGCTGGCGCTGGATGGCAATCGGGTCGGTAGCTACTTTAACCATCAACTGGTGCAGCCGATTGAGGGAAAAGAAGGGCCGATCGGTTTCCTGCGGATTACCTTAGATACGCATGTACTGGCGACCGAAGCCAGACAGGTCGATAACACCACCAATATTTTGCGTCTGATGATTTTGCTTTCACTGGCTATTGGCATCATCCTGACCCGCACGCTCTTACAGAATCGTCGAACTCGCTGGCAACAGTCGCCTTATCTTCTCACGGCCAGTACACCAGTGAAAGAAGAAGAGGATGAGGTAGAACGTGAAACGCTGCCGGACAGCGGCGCGGGTGTGAAAAAAAATGGGGAAGAGAAAAGCCGCTGA
- the zapA gene encoding cell division protein ZapA yields MSAQPVDIQIFGRSLRVNCPPEQQDALNQAAEDLNQRLQDLKVRTRVTNTEQLVFIAALNVCHELAQERGKTRDYASNMEQRIRMLQQTIEQALLEQGKITERQGAQFE; encoded by the coding sequence ATGTCTGCACAACCAGTAGATATTCAAATTTTTGGCCGTTCGTTAAGAGTGAATTGCCCGCCAGAACAACAAGATGCGTTGAATCAGGCGGCGGAAGATCTTAACCAGCGGTTGCAAGATCTTAAAGTTCGCACTAGAGTCACAAACACTGAGCAACTGGTGTTTATTGCCGCACTGAACGTGTGCCATGAGCTGGCGCAGGAGCGGGGTAAGACGCGTGATTATGCGTCGAATATGGAACAGCGTATTCGTATGTTGCAGCAAACCATCGAACAGGCGTTGCTGGAGCAAGGCAAAATCACCGAACGTCAGGGTGCACAATTTGAATAA